From a single Brienomyrus brachyistius isolate T26 unplaced genomic scaffold, BBRACH_0.4 scaffold1195, whole genome shotgun sequence genomic region:
- the LOC125730363 gene encoding neurobeachin-like protein 2 isoform X2 has protein sequence MDRPTDAKKLKDVRYLQQWLEAFVASFEKLIDIHTLEPRRPEDSCTDVPLLPPDVLILLSTQLWHSALHLSGQEQNSSAPHPLLLIKFFIIICRNLENIDTKKTPGFIFETIKLLSFCVAQVRMLTCHRRGSIPLRLSVCISVRMRMRV, from the exons AAGGATGTGCGCTACCTGCAGCAGTGGCTGGAAGCCTTCGTGGCTTCCTTCGAGAAGCTCATTGACATCCACACGCTGGAGCCTCGACG GCCTGAAGACTCCTGCACGGATGTGCCCCTCCTGCCCCCGGATGTGCTAATCCTGCTCAGCACCCAGCTATGGCACAGTGCCCTCCACCTGTCGGGGCAGGAACAAAATAGCAGTGCCCCACACCCACTGCTGCTCATCAAGTTTTTCATCATCATCTGcag GAACCTGGAAAATATCGACACTAAAAAGACTCCCGGCTTCATCTTTGAGACCATAAAGCTTTTATCATTTTGTGTGGCCCAGGTAAGGATGCTCACCTGCCATCGTCGCGGCTCTATCCctctccgtctgtctgtctgtatatctGTCCGTATGCGTATGCGGGTATGA